One genomic segment of Capricornis sumatraensis isolate serow.1 chromosome X, serow.2, whole genome shotgun sequence includes these proteins:
- the GPR119 gene encoding glucose-dependent insulinotropic receptor: protein MESSVSFGVILAVLASLIIAANALVAMAVLSLILKNDSVSLCFTLNLAVADALLGLAISGLVTDQLSSPARPTEKTLCSLRMAFVTSSAAASVLTVMLIAFDRYLAIKQPLRYFQIMNGFMIGACLAGLWLVSNLIGFLPLGIHGFQQTTYKGSCSFFAVFHPRFVLTLSCVGFFPALLLFVFFYCDILKIASTHSQQIRNTEHAGALVRAHRPPRTPSDFKAVRTVAILIGSFTLSWSPFLITSIVQVACQECHLYLVLEQYLWLLGVGNSLLNPLIYAYWQKEVRQQFFQMALAMKKGLTTCLLLSPRDGGPERRRESVRYITTTSHSELEG, encoded by the coding sequence ATGGAATCATCTGTCTCATTTGGAGTGATCCTTGCTGTCCTGGCCTCCCTCATTATTGCTGCTAACGCCCTCGTGGCCATGGCGGTACTGTCGTTGATCCTCAAGAATGATAGCGTCAGTCTCTGTTTCACCTTGAATCTGGCTGTGGCTGATGCCTTGCTCGGCCTGGCCATCTCTGGCCTAGTCACAGACCAGCTCTCCAGCCCGGCTCGGCCCACAGAGAAGACACTGTGCAGCCTTCGGATGGCATTTGTCACTTCTTCTGCAGCCGCCTCTGTCCTCACGGTCATGCTGATTGCCTTTGACAGGTACCTTGCCATCAAGCAGCCCCTCCGCTATTTCCAAATCATGAATGGGTTCATGATCGGGGCCTGCCTTGCTGGGCTGTGGTTGGTGTCTAACCTCATTGGCTTCCTTCCCCTCGGGATCCACGGATTCCAGCAGACCACCTACAAGGGGTCCTGCAGCTTCTTCGCTGTGTTTCACCCACGCTTCGTGCTGACCCTCTCCTGCGTCGGCTTCTTTCCAGCCCTACTGCTCTTTGTCTTTTTCTACTGTGACATACTCAAGATTGCCTCCACGCACAGCCAGCAGATCCGCAACACGGAGCATGCGGGAGCCCTAGTCAGGGCTCACCGGCCCCCACGGACCCCCAGTGACTTCAAAGCTGTGCGCACGGTGGCCATTCTCATTGGCAGCTTCACTCTGTCCTGGTCCCCATTCCTTATCACGAGCATTGTGCAGGTGGCCTGCCAGGAGTGCCACCTCTACCTGGTGCTGGAACAGTACCTGTGGCTGCTCGGTGTGGGCAACTCCCTGCTCAACCCACTCATCTATGCCTATTGGCAGAAGGAGGTGCGGCAACAGTTCTTCCAGATGGCCCTGGCTATGAAGAAGGGGCTCACCACATGCCTTCTTCTCTCGCCCAGGGATGGCGGTCCAGAGAGGCGCAGGGAAAGTGTGCGTTACATCACCACCACGTCCCACTCAGAGCTTGAAGGCTAA